The following are encoded together in the Juglans microcarpa x Juglans regia isolate MS1-56 chromosome 2D, Jm3101_v1.0, whole genome shotgun sequence genome:
- the LOC121251212 gene encoding uncharacterized protein LOC121251212 → MWRMLAAVRRNLQNIKKSPRVADESMFAGGNGGRDQLPIYGRRQNGWNGFSLIYSVVRVPISILSCFSHPHVNGTDGVWVSGEFAQLSEMNHLMVNDSMRYAILM, encoded by the coding sequence ATGTGGCGTATGCTGGCAGCAGTGAGGCGAAACCTCCAAAACATAAAGAAGAGCCCAAGAGTCGCCGATGAGAGTATGTTTGCAGGTGGAAATGGAGGTCGTGATCAGTTGCCGATCTATGGGCGTAGACAAAATGGATGGAATGGCTTTTCGCTTATATACAGCGTTGTGCGAGTTCCGATTTCGATTCTTTCGTGCTTTTCACACCCACATGTGAATGGTACCGACGGGGTGTGGGTGTCAGGTGAGTTTGCACAGCTTTCAGAGATGAATCATCTCATGGTAAACGACAGCATGCGCTATGCAATACTAATGTAG
- the LOC121251211 gene encoding exopolygalacturonase-like, with translation MASTCLNIGVIMLLLLLPSTVNAQYNVIDVTKYGAKSNGDLTQPLTNAWKDACAAGKPTRVFVPKTTYYLGAVTLKGPCKGPVELQVQGTIKAPADPKKLKDAWVVIQSVDRFILSGGGTFDGQGQMAWSQNNCLKTSACGPFAINLRFDYVTNSQIRDITSLNSKFFHMFVFGCKNLKIQQVTITAPGNSLNTDGIHIGRSSGINITGANIGTGDDCVSIGDGSQDITITKVNCGPGHGISIGSLGKYPNEQPVNGIKVISCTFNNAMNGVRIKTFAASPSSGTANQLYFEDMVMNNVGNPIIIDQEYCPYHNCKGQTPSKVKISNVSFKNIRGSSATAEAVKLTCSKSIPCQNVQLQNINLSYKGSGQAKSTCQNVKPSFSGTQNPPPCKA, from the exons atggcTAGTACCTGTTTGAATATTGGTGTAATTATGTTGCTGTTATTGTTGCCATCAACTGTCAATGCCCAATACAATGTCATTGACGTGACAAAATATGGAGCAAAGTCTAATGGGGATCTCACCCAG CCTTTGACCAACGCTTGGAAAGATGCATGCGCAGCAGGAAAACCAACCAGAGTTTTTGTTCCAAAAACGACTTACTACTTAGGGGCAGTGACTTTAAAAGGTCCTTGCAAAGGTCCTGTTGAACTTCAGGTTCAGGGCACCATAAAGGCACCAGCAGACCCCAAGAAGTTAAAGGATGCTTGGGTCGTTATTCAAAGTGTCGACCGCTTCATTTTGTCAGGCGGTGGGACTTTCGATGGGCAAGGACAAATGGCTTGGAGCCAAAATAATTGTCTGAAAACTTCCGCCTGCGGACCATTTGCTATT AACTTAAGGTTCGACTACGTCACAAATTCACAAATCCGGGACATTACATCCCTGAACAGCAAGTTTTTTCACATGTTCGTGTTCGGTTGCAAAAACCTCAAGATCCAACAAGTTACCATCACTGCACCTGGGAACAGCTTGAACACCGATGGAATCCACATCGGACGTTCTTCTGGGATCAACATTACCGGTGCAAATATTGGAACAGGTGATGATTGTGTCTCCATTGGCGATGGAAGCCAAGACATTACTATCACCAAAGTAAATTGTGGACCTGGCCATGGCATTAGCATTGGAAGCCTTGGAAAATACCCCAACGAGCAACCTGTGAACGGAATCAAAGTCATCAGTTGCACCTTTAATAACGCAATGAATGGCGTAAGGATCAAAACATTTGCCGCTAGCCCTAGCTCCGGTACTGCAAACCAATTGTATTTCGAGGATATGGTCATGAATAATGTCGGAAATCCTATCATCATAGATCAAGAATACTGTCCATACCACAATTGCAAAGGTCAG ACTCCCTCTAAAGTTAAGATCAGCAATGTTAGCTTCAAAAACATTCGAGGCAGTTCTGCAACTGCAGAGGCTGTCAAGCTTACTTGTAGCAAGAGCATACCATGCCAGAATGTGCAGCTTCAGAACATCAACCTTTCATACAAGGGATCGGGACAGGCTAAATCGACATGTCAGAATGTCAAGCCCTCGTTTTCTGGCACGCAGAACCCTCCTCCTTGTAAAGCTTAA